ACGCGCGGCGTGAGGCCGCGGCGGCGGGCCCGGACGGCGCGGTCGATGGTGGCGTCGCGGACGGGGCAGCGGCGGGCATGCGCGCGCAAGCCGCTCCGGACGGCGCGACAGACGCTGCGACGGCGGCTTCCCCGGTTCCGAAGGAGGCGGCGGGTGCTCGACCGGAGGCCCCTCAGGCCAGTGAAGGCGTGGCTGCCCCTGGCGTGTGGGGCGGGTCACCGACCGGCGTGCGGGTCAGCGACCGGCCGGCGACCGGACGTCACGATGCGGCGGACGCCCCCGACATGACGGCGGCCGCGATGGACGGGCGCCGGACGGCCGAGGCGCGCCCGGCGAGCGCGCCAGGCGTGTCGATGCCGGCGAACCACGACCGCACCGCGGCGCACGACGCCAAGACGCTCGCGCGCGCGACCGGCGGCACGGAGGCGAACGTTGCGGCGGCCCGCGGGGCCCTGACCGGCGATGCGACGGTAACGCTCGCAGCCGCGGCGACGGGCGCGGACCACCGCGTCAGCGGAGGCCATGAGGCGATCCCCGGCGTGCGGGGGGACCTCGCCGGCGCGGATGGCTCGCGGTCCGCAATCGGCGGCGGGACGTCAACCGTGCCGGGGACAAGCGACCCGGGAGCGGCACCGGCCGCGTCCGTCACGGCCGCGTCCCCGGTGGCGACCGGCGTGCAGGTGGCTGCGGTGCCGGTGACCGCGGCGGCCAACGTGACCGCCGGGCGCGCAGCCGATGGTGCCGCGGCAGCCAATCCGAGCGCAGTGCGTGGCGCAGGGGGCACCGAACGCGATCCGGGCGCGGTCCAGTCTCTCCGCCGGGCCAAGGGCGTCGGCCGCCCAGGTACCGGGACGCCGGCGGGCACACCCGCGGCGGCGACCGGTGAACATCTCGTGGGCGCCGGCCATGCAGCCGCGACCGGCACCGCGTCCCTCAAGGGCGCTGCGGCGGCTCGCGCCATCCGCGGCGCATCCCCGTCGGATGCCGGGCCGTGGTCGCCGGAGCTGGCGGAAGGTCAGGCGCCGCAGGATCCCCTGGCCGCGGCGCTGCGCGGCGGCGCGAATCCCTCGTGGCGCATGCGCCTCGACGGCGGCCCGCTGGGACCCCTGGGCGTGCACGTGGAGGCCCGTCACGCGATGGTGGCGGCGCACTTCCAGGCCCAGCCCGACACCGCGGCGCTGCTCCAGCAGACGGCGGATCAATTGGCCGGCAGCCTCGCCCAGCAGGGTCTGTCGCTCGCGCAGTTCGGCGTGAACGACCAGGCGTGGCGCGGGGCCCCCGGGGATCACTCGGCCGATCCTGAACCGGGACGCGCCGGAGCGGCCGCGCGCTCGACCGTCGCGGGCTTCTCTCGTGGAGGCGTGACGCGGACATCGGCCATCCCGGGTGCGCGCGAGTGGCAGATGTGACCCTGTGCAGGGGCGACATGCGAAGGAAGGAGGCGTCAGAGGATGTCGGACATGACGGCGACGGGCGTCCAGGGCTCGAATCCGTACGCGACCAGCGGCAGCGTCGCGACCGGCGACACGGGTCGCGTGGCCG
This genomic stretch from Clostridia bacterium harbors:
- a CDS encoding flagellar hook-length control protein FliK, which gives rise to MAAPGVWGGSPTGVRVSDRPATGRHDAADAPDMTAAAMDGRRTAEARPASAPGVSMPANHDRTAAHDAKTLARATGGTEANVAAARGALTGDATVTLAAAATGADHRVSGGHEAIPGVRGDLAGADGSRSAIGGGTSTVPGTSDPGAAPAASVTAASPVATGVQVAAVPVTAAANVTAGRAADGAAAANPSAVRGAGGTERDPGAVQSLRRAKGVGRPGTGTPAGTPAAATGEHLVGAGHAAATGTASLKGAAAARAIRGASPSDAGPWSPELAEGQAPQDPLAAALRGGANPSWRMRLDGGPLGPLGVHVEARHAMVAAHFQAQPDTAALLQQTADQLAGSLAQQGLSLAQFGVNDQAWRGAPGDHSADPEPGRAGAAARSTVAGFSRGGVTRTSAIPGAREWQM